Proteins from a single region of Desulfolutivibrio sulfoxidireducens:
- a CDS encoding PAS domain-containing protein, whose protein sequence is MGHQTSLKRTTMLDSEKTKEQLLEELEEARTRILDLESGEVNQAANTGGRLCPDDRASQMSADYLRCLATAIPDLVWLKDPNGIYLHCNTAFERLYGATEAEIIGKSDYDFVSRELADFFRDHDRKAMEAGQPCVNDEWLTFAQDGYRGLFETIKAPMYDNAGILIGVLGISRDITERKLAEEALRDKKEQLRTLINAIPEIVCFKDGQGHWLEANSFDLDLFQLTGVDYQGKKDSELAAFSPFYRDAFLACEATDEIAWSVGGPSRAEETILRPDGCPLVFDIIKIPVFHRDGRRKGLLVVGRDITERKRAEETLLQAKLAAELAHKEWEGTFDAVPDLIALIDTNHRILRVNRAMAEKLGCSFANIVGRHCYELVHGLPTPPSYCPHVKLMASGKEERCEVFEPRLGCTFDVTVTTLRDASGNIRGSVHVMHDITERKRAADALQKAYEESEQQVEERTRHLKNANENLNNEIIERKRLEKELRQAKEKAENANRAKSEFLANMSHEIRTPMNAMLGLTKLALRRELGEEAREFLEGAMEAGSSLVQIVNDILDFSKIEAGRINLEHEAFELRSLLDKIVKTFVPTAQKKGISLYVRVDENAPDLLQGDQGRLRQVLVNLVGNALKFTHEGAVAISVGPQPEGMRPIDASDDQIRLLFAVSDTGIGIPSDKTGVIFDSFTQADSSTTKRFGGTGLGLAISKKLTNMMGGRIWVESALDKGSTFYFTAAFGLSGKGESTAAKVQVQPLLLPASLRILLVEDDRMNQFFAEAVLTNAGHAVDFANNGLQALKMLEAGSYDIILMDISMPEMDGDQAARFIRSSTSGLFDPQIPIVAMTAHALKGDRERFLASGMNGYISKPVDEDELLLAIARALAHDTNTPDRGGDAAQPPIENSKTTLPVLDKQWIGKHLSSKPEMLQRLLEVYQKELPKHLIEIRQAMDTTSFSDLIMAAHNLKGSSATIGAREVRETALQLELAGRDADMGRAREAYCLLEAAAQRLVDFLTLEKGRTNR, encoded by the coding sequence ATGGGCCACCAGACCAGCCTCAAAAGGACAACCATGTTGGATTCTGAGAAGACCAAAGAACAACTCCTCGAAGAGTTGGAAGAAGCGCGTACGCGTATTCTTGATCTGGAATCCGGAGAAGTGAATCAAGCTGCAAACACTGGTGGCAGGCTTTGTCCAGACGATCGTGCAAGCCAGATGTCTGCAGACTACTTACGCTGCTTGGCGACAGCCATCCCCGACTTGGTGTGGCTGAAAGACCCAAACGGTATTTATTTGCATTGCAATACCGCTTTTGAACGTCTCTACGGGGCGACAGAGGCGGAGATAATCGGCAAATCCGACTACGACTTTGTATCCCGCGAACTTGCTGATTTTTTCCGGGATCATGATCGCAAGGCCATGGAGGCTGGTCAACCCTGCGTCAATGATGAATGGTTGACCTTTGCCCAAGACGGATACCGAGGACTTTTCGAAACGATCAAGGCACCTATGTATGACAACGCCGGTATTCTAATCGGCGTGTTGGGCATTTCCCGCGACATCACCGAGCGTAAGCTGGCCGAAGAGGCGTTGCGGGATAAAAAAGAACAGCTGCGCACCCTCATAAACGCCATACCGGAAATCGTATGCTTCAAGGATGGCCAGGGACATTGGCTGGAAGCCAATTCCTTCGATTTGGACTTGTTCCAGCTCACCGGAGTAGACTATCAAGGCAAAAAAGACTCCGAGTTAGCCGCCTTCAGCCCATTTTACAGGGATGCCTTTCTGGCCTGCGAGGCAACCGACGAGATCGCCTGGTCCGTTGGCGGCCCAAGTCGAGCCGAGGAGACCATTCTCAGGCCCGACGGGTGTCCCCTGGTCTTCGACATCATCAAAATACCCGTGTTCCACCGGGACGGCCGACGTAAGGGGCTGCTGGTGGTCGGCCGGGACATTACCGAACGCAAGCGGGCTGAAGAGACGTTACTCCAAGCCAAGCTGGCAGCCGAGTTAGCCCATAAGGAGTGGGAAGGGACCTTTGACGCCGTGCCCGATTTGATCGCCCTGATCGATACAAACCATCGCATCCTCCGCGTTAACCGAGCCATGGCGGAAAAATTAGGGTGTTCATTTGCGAATATTGTGGGGCGCCATTGTTATGAACTCGTGCATGGCCTACCCACCCCCCCCTCGTACTGCCCGCACGTAAAACTCATGGCCAGCGGAAAAGAGGAGCGCTGTGAGGTTTTTGAACCGCGCTTGGGGTGCACATTCGACGTCACGGTGACCACGCTCCGCGATGCATCCGGAAATATCCGCGGGAGCGTCCATGTCATGCATGACATCACCGAACGCAAGCGGGCTGCGGATGCTCTTCAAAAAGCCTATGAAGAATCGGAACAACAGGTGGAGGAAAGGACCAGGCACCTCAAAAACGCTAATGAAAATCTTAATAATGAGATTATCGAACGCAAACGTTTGGAAAAGGAGTTACGCCAGGCCAAGGAGAAAGCCGAAAACGCGAACAGGGCAAAAAGCGAATTTCTGGCCAACATGAGCCATGAGATACGCACGCCCATGAACGCCATGCTGGGTTTGACCAAGCTGGCGTTAAGGCGCGAACTCGGCGAGGAGGCCCGGGAATTCTTGGAAGGGGCCATGGAGGCGGGCTCGTCCCTGGTGCAGATCGTCAACGACATTCTGGATTTCTCCAAGATAGAGGCGGGCCGCATCAACCTGGAACACGAGGCCTTCGAGTTGCGGTCGCTGCTGGACAAGATCGTGAAGACTTTTGTGCCGACGGCGCAAAAAAAAGGCATTTCCCTCTATGTGCGCGTGGATGAGAACGCCCCGGACTTGCTCCAGGGTGACCAAGGCAGGCTCAGGCAGGTGCTCGTCAACCTGGTAGGCAACGCCCTGAAATTCACCCATGAGGGAGCGGTGGCCATCTCCGTGGGTCCACAGCCCGAGGGTATGCGCCCGATTGACGCCTCTGATGATCAGATCAGGCTATTGTTCGCGGTCAGTGATACCGGCATCGGCATCCCGTCCGACAAGACCGGGGTCATTTTCGACAGCTTCACCCAGGCCGATTCCTCGACCACCAAGCGCTTCGGCGGTACCGGCTTGGGACTGGCCATCTCAAAAAAATTGACGAACATGATGGGCGGCAGAATCTGGGTCGAAAGCGCTTTGGACAAGGGCTCGACATTCTATTTCACCGCTGCCTTCGGCCTTTCCGGAAAAGGCGAGAGTACCGCCGCCAAGGTTCAAGTCCAACCCCTTCTCCTGCCTGCGTCCCTGCGCATCCTTCTGGTCGAAGATGACCGCATGAACCAATTCTTCGCCGAGGCAGTTCTGACCAATGCCGGCCACGCGGTGGACTTTGCCAACAACGGTTTGCAGGCGCTCAAAATGCTTGAGGCCGGGTCCTACGATATCATCCTGATGGACATCTCCATGCCGGAAATGGACGGTGATCAGGCCGCCCGGTTCATCCGGTCCTCGACCTCCGGGTTGTTCGATCCGCAAATACCGATTGTGGCCATGACGGCGCATGCACTCAAGGGAGACCGCGAGCGCTTTCTGGCCTCGGGCATGAACGGCTACATCTCAAAACCAGTAGACGAGGATGAGCTACTCCTGGCCATCGCCCGGGCCTTGGCCCACGACACCAATACCCCCGACCGTGGGGGTGATGCCGCACAGCCTCCCATCGAAAATAGCAAAACTACCCTGCCGGTCCTTGATAAACAGTGGATCGGGAAACATCTCTCCAGCAAGCCAGAGATGCTGCAGAGGTTGCTTGAGGTCTACCAGAAGGAACTGCCGAAGCACCTCATCGAAATACGCCAGGCCATGGACACCACGTCCTTTTCGGATCTCATCATGGCCGCCCATAATCTCAAGGGCTCTTCCGCTACTATCGGCGCGCGCGAGGTACGTGAAACGGCGCTTCAATTGGAACTGGCGGGCCGGGACGCGGACATGGGAAGGGCCAGGGAGGCTTATTGCCTTTTGGAGGCTGCTGCCCAAAGATTGGTTGACTTCTTAACCCTTGAAAAGGGGAGGACCAACCGGTAA
- a CDS encoding site-specific integrase, with amino-acid sequence MSWPWSSASSASALHKGLCDAPDPRKLTIVMPRADNKTTEDLDPDELARLLQAIEDEPNIQAANFMRLALFTGMRRGELFKLEWRDIDFERGFIHIRHPKGGKSQKIPMNGVARAVLESHPHVEGTPYVFPGQGGKQRVTIQMASNRIKARAGLPADFRPMHGLRHLFASTLASSGQVDMLTLQRLLTHITQSTKYLKMRSVFDTISYFKCNK; translated from the coding sequence ATGTCCTGGCCCTGGTCAAGCGCATCATCCGCTTCGGCCCTCCACAAGGGCCTGTGTGACGCGCCGGACCCGCGCAAGCTGACCATCGTAATGCCCCGGGCGGACAATAAAACCACGGAAGACCTGGACCCCGACGAACTGGCCCGGCTGCTTCAGGCCATCGAGGACGAGCCGAACATCCAGGCCGCCAATTTCATGCGGCTGGCCCTGTTCACGGGCATGCGGCGCGGGGAACTCTTCAAGCTCGAATGGCGGGACATCGACTTTGAACGCGGCTTCATCCATATCCGCCATCCGAAGGGCGGGAAAAGCCAAAAAATCCCGATGAACGGTGTGGCCAGGGCCGTGCTTGAGTCCCATCCCCATGTGGAGGGAACGCCCTACGTCTTTCCAGGCCAGGGAGGAAAACAGCGTGTGACCATCCAGATGGCGTCGAACCGCATCAAGGCCCGTGCTGGTCTTCCTGCGGACTTCCGCCCCATGCACGGCCTGCGGCATTTGTTCGCATCTACTTTGGCGTCATCGGGACAGGTGGACATGCTGACTCTGCAAAGGCTCTTGACGCATATTACTCAGAGCACAAAATACTTAAAAATGCGCTCGGTATTTGATACCATTTCCTATTTTAAGTGCAATAAATAG
- a CDS encoding IS630 family transposase: MLQKRPEAEVFFFDEGRFGFKPVTGRRWARKGVRPMAVVRPGYQNFSVYSAISPFTGEDVSLFLPWVNTLTMHLFLAHLSLSLGERCCFLVMDQAGWHVSDDLIIPANIELVFRPPYSPELNPVERLWQWLKRHSLRNRCHESLEAIMDAVQDCLQVQPRRFFRACAGVAIYCT; this comes from the coding sequence TTGCTTCAAAAACGACCTGAAGCCGAGGTCTTTTTCTTTGATGAAGGGCGCTTTGGTTTTAAACCGGTGACCGGACGGCGATGGGCTCGCAAGGGTGTGCGACCGATGGCCGTCGTGCGGCCTGGTTACCAAAATTTCTCTGTATACAGTGCCATAAGCCCGTTCACCGGTGAAGACGTCAGCCTCTTTCTGCCCTGGGTCAACACCTTGACGATGCATCTGTTTCTTGCGCATTTGAGCCTGTCGTTAGGCGAGCGCTGCTGCTTTCTCGTCATGGACCAAGCCGGCTGGCATGTGAGCGATGATTTGATAATTCCCGCCAACATAGAACTTGTCTTTCGTCCGCCCTATTCACCGGAACTCAACCCCGTCGAGCGACTCTGGCAGTGGCTGAAGCGGCATAGCCTGCGCAACCGATGCCATGAGAGCCTAGAGGCAATCATGGATGCGGTCCAAGATTGCCTCCAGGTACAACCCCGGCGTTTCTTCAGAGCCTGTGCCGGTGTGGCTATTTATTGCACTTAA
- a CDS encoding helix-turn-helix domain-containing protein — translation MARPKSLFSSELASRAQADLDALDHHGVVQKLRAIVACSKLPVEVVANVLGVAAETIWRWAKAYEKDGLEGLYPKSRRAKPSKLDIEQKTVVLAWIDECRTPEGNPVHWTLERLRQAIADHFGVVLGINTIWVWLRKEARKLKVPRPRHVNGNEKAQEAFKKTPRVASKTT, via the coding sequence ATGGCACGACCAAAATCTCTCTTCTCATCTGAACTTGCCTCGCGCGCGCAAGCCGATCTCGACGCCCTGGACCACCATGGCGTCGTTCAAAAACTCCGAGCTATTGTGGCTTGTTCGAAGCTTCCAGTCGAGGTGGTGGCAAACGTCCTTGGTGTTGCAGCGGAAACTATTTGGCGATGGGCAAAGGCATATGAAAAGGATGGATTGGAGGGACTCTATCCAAAAAGCCGCCGCGCCAAGCCATCAAAACTGGACATCGAGCAAAAAACCGTAGTCTTGGCGTGGATAGACGAATGCAGGACGCCAGAGGGCAATCCGGTCCACTGGACTTTGGAACGACTTCGACAGGCCATTGCTGACCACTTTGGCGTAGTTCTCGGCATTAACACCATTTGGGTCTGGCTTCGCAAGGAAGCTCGCAAGCTCAAGGTGCCCAGACCGCGTCACGTCAATGGGAACGAAAAGGCCCAGGAGGCTTTTAAAAAAACTCCCAGAGTTGCTTCAAAAACGACCTGA
- the priA gene encoding replication restart helicase PriA yields the protein MVGHVHVALSSAPFSTLTYGIPDHLAGCAFPPGLRVLVPLGKSIRAGVVMESGVPPPEGVQTRPLVWPLEREPLFDAAYLDMIRNLASRQMASPGQVLGRILPAGLRQSKVVFSAPRQGRVLRATPRSLLEMAGDEAAFWAGAWTEGAMLAGEAAGPGRARERVLRLLVDPPWPVRPGAKARLALLDFLLERGQVPLGVVSGHFGRDMGPAIRALGSLGLVEIGAAPSATDPEETPPDEIAPCPPEALGAPLTDEQTVALRELSKALCVGTGQVRLVHGVTGSGKTRLYLELARECLNQGRQAFLLAPEVALAGHLHRAVREAFPGVGVALYHGSLSPSAREAAFRRAAASREPVVVVGTRSALFLPAPNPGLFVLDEEHDASFKQEERLGYQAKEVAFFRARLAGALLVLGSATPDVKTYHAAMRGVVPAVVLTRRVGASVPPDIEIVDLGKGVKTPSRRTGPHGDTSLERAAVLAEQSALALGEAVIRGEQAIILLNRRGYAPVLFCLDCEKVLACPDCDLAYTFHRGRQKLVCHYCGRTEDFPVPCASCGGSSFLPLGAGSESLEEELGGLLPPGTRVARLDRDSAARPGRAEEILADFAAGRSQVLAGTQMLSKGHHFPKVTLVIAADADMGRNLPDYRAAERTFQLLVQVAGRAGRGDRPGRVLVQTRNPADPFWELVRRADYQGFFQEEMRRRERWLYPPFTKLGLVRVSFPKDCEEGFRVLAELGRALRAGVAAAGKDSRELRVLGPAPASLPLIGGRRRFHCLLKAPDWPAIRRLFAAVQAVVPRGGEVRATLDLDPVDML from the coding sequence ATGGTCGGACACGTCCACGTCGCGCTTTCAAGCGCTCCCTTTTCCACCCTGACCTATGGGATTCCCGACCATCTGGCCGGATGCGCTTTCCCGCCGGGGCTGCGGGTCCTGGTGCCTCTTGGGAAATCCATCCGGGCCGGGGTGGTCATGGAATCGGGCGTACCGCCCCCGGAAGGCGTCCAGACGCGACCCCTGGTCTGGCCCCTGGAGCGCGAGCCCCTTTTCGACGCGGCCTACCTGGACATGATCCGCAACCTGGCCTCCAGACAAATGGCTTCGCCGGGACAGGTGCTGGGGCGGATTTTGCCCGCCGGCCTTCGCCAGTCCAAGGTGGTTTTTTCCGCGCCCAGGCAAGGCCGCGTCCTGCGGGCCACGCCCCGGTCCCTTTTGGAGATGGCCGGCGACGAGGCCGCGTTCTGGGCCGGGGCCTGGACCGAGGGGGCCATGCTGGCCGGGGAGGCCGCGGGCCCTGGCCGCGCCCGCGAACGGGTGCTGCGCCTGCTGGTGGACCCGCCCTGGCCCGTGCGGCCCGGGGCCAAGGCCCGCCTCGCCCTTCTGGATTTTCTCCTGGAACGCGGCCAGGTTCCCCTCGGGGTCGTTTCCGGACATTTCGGCCGGGACATGGGGCCGGCCATACGCGCCCTGGGGAGTCTGGGGCTGGTGGAGATCGGCGCGGCCCCCAGCGCGACCGACCCCGAAGAAACACCCCCGGACGAGATCGCCCCGTGTCCCCCAGAGGCCCTGGGGGCGCCCCTGACCGACGAGCAGACCGTGGCCCTGCGGGAACTCTCAAAGGCCCTTTGCGTCGGAACCGGACAGGTCCGGCTGGTGCACGGGGTCACGGGCAGCGGCAAGACCAGGCTCTATCTGGAGCTTGCCCGGGAGTGCCTGAACCAGGGACGCCAGGCCTTTTTGCTGGCCCCGGAGGTGGCCCTGGCCGGGCATCTGCACCGGGCCGTGCGGGAGGCCTTCCCCGGGGTCGGGGTGGCGCTTTATCACGGCTCCCTGTCGCCGTCGGCCCGCGAGGCCGCCTTCCGCCGGGCCGCCGCTTCCCGCGAGCCCGTCGTGGTCGTGGGCACACGCTCGGCCCTTTTCCTGCCCGCCCCGAACCCGGGGCTTTTCGTCCTGGACGAGGAGCACGACGCCTCCTTCAAGCAGGAGGAACGGCTTGGCTACCAGGCCAAGGAGGTGGCCTTTTTCCGGGCCAGGCTGGCCGGGGCGCTTCTGGTCCTGGGATCGGCCACCCCGGACGTGAAGACCTATCACGCCGCCATGCGCGGGGTGGTCCCGGCTGTGGTCCTGACCCGCCGGGTTGGCGCAAGCGTTCCGCCGGACATCGAGATCGTGGATCTGGGCAAGGGCGTGAAAACCCCTTCCCGGCGGACCGGGCCGCACGGGGACACGTCGCTCGAGCGCGCGGCGGTTCTGGCCGAGCAAAGCGCCCTGGCCCTGGGCGAGGCCGTGATTCGAGGCGAACAGGCCATCATCCTGCTCAACCGCCGGGGCTACGCCCCGGTCCTTTTCTGTCTGGACTGCGAAAAGGTCCTGGCCTGTCCGGATTGCGACCTGGCCTACACCTTTCATCGCGGCCGCCAGAAACTGGTGTGCCACTATTGCGGCCGGACCGAGGATTTCCCGGTCCCATGCGCCTCATGCGGCGGATCCTCCTTTCTGCCCCTGGGGGCCGGGTCCGAGTCCCTGGAGGAGGAACTCGGCGGCCTTCTCCCCCCGGGAACGCGGGTGGCCCGCCTGGACCGGGACAGCGCGGCCCGTCCCGGGCGGGCCGAGGAGATCCTGGCCGATTTCGCGGCCGGGCGGTCCCAGGTCCTGGCCGGAACCCAGATGCTCTCCAAGGGACACCATTTTCCCAAGGTGACCCTGGTCATCGCCGCCGACGCGGACATGGGCCGCAACCTGCCCGACTACCGGGCCGCCGAACGGACCTTCCAACTCCTGGTGCAGGTGGCCGGCCGGGCCGGACGCGGCGATCGTCCCGGGCGGGTGCTGGTGCAGACCCGAAATCCGGCCGATCCCTTCTGGGAACTGGTGCGCCGGGCCGACTATCAGGGTTTTTTCCAGGAGGAGATGCGCCGCCGGGAGCGGTGGCTCTACCCGCCGTTCACCAAGCTGGGACTTGTCCGGGTGAGCTTTCCCAAGGACTGCGAGGAGGGCTTTCGGGTCCTGGCCGAACTGGGCCGCGCGCTGCGCGCCGGGGTGGCCGCCGCCGGAAAAGACAGCCGGGAGCTTCGGGTCCTTGGCCCGGCCCCGGCCTCCCTGCCGCTCATCGGCGGTCGGCGGCGCTTTCATTGTCTGCTCAAGGCTCCGGACTGGCCCGCCATCCGCCGACTTTTCGCCGCGGTCCAGGCCGTCGTTCCCCGGGGCGGCGAGGTGCGCGCGACCCTGGACCTGGACCCGGTGGATATGCTTTAA
- the galU gene encoding UTP--glucose-1-phosphate uridylyltransferase GalU encodes MEIKKVVIPVAGWGTRSLPATKNIPKEMLPVYNKPVVQYVVEEAQVSGLTDVVFVTNRNKTIIEDHFDYNLALEDLLQRTGKLEMLAQVRAVAEMVNIISVRQKKQLGLGHAVLCAREVVKNDPFAVMVGDDLMFGMEPGIKQLLTVAMTEHMPVIGVMEVPRERVSSYGIIDGEEFAPGLFKVRSLVEKPKVNEAPSRMAIVGRYVLFPDIFYHLENLTPGHGGEIQLTDALKGLAGNNRLLAVKIQGQRFDAGDWAEYLTANIYFALHDEELREALVPRLRQLLPFSA; translated from the coding sequence ATGGAAATCAAGAAAGTGGTCATTCCGGTCGCCGGGTGGGGAACGCGATCCCTTCCGGCCACCAAGAACATCCCCAAGGAAATGCTCCCGGTCTATAACAAGCCCGTGGTTCAATACGTCGTGGAAGAAGCCCAGGTATCCGGACTGACCGATGTGGTGTTCGTCACCAACCGCAACAAGACCATCATCGAGGACCACTTCGACTACAACCTGGCCCTGGAGGATCTGTTGCAGCGCACGGGCAAGCTGGAGATGCTCGCCCAGGTCCGGGCTGTGGCCGAGATGGTCAACATCATCTCCGTGCGCCAGAAAAAACAGCTCGGCCTCGGCCATGCCGTCCTGTGCGCCCGGGAGGTGGTCAAGAACGATCCCTTCGCGGTCATGGTCGGCGACGACCTCATGTTTGGCATGGAGCCGGGCATCAAACAGCTCCTGACCGTGGCCATGACCGAGCACATGCCGGTCATCGGGGTCATGGAGGTGCCCAGGGAGCGGGTGTCGAGCTACGGCATCATCGACGGCGAGGAGTTCGCCCCGGGCCTTTTCAAGGTGCGAAGCCTGGTGGAGAAGCCCAAGGTCAACGAGGCCCCCTCGCGCATGGCCATCGTGGGCCGCTACGTGCTGTTCCCGGACATCTTCTACCATCTGGAGAACCTCACCCCCGGCCATGGCGGCGAGATTCAGCTCACCGACGCCCTCAAGGGGCTGGCCGGCAACAACCGGCTTCTGGCCGTCAAGATCCAGGGCCAACGCTTCGACGCCGGGGACTGGGCCGAATACCTCACGGCCAATATCTATTTCGCCCTGCACGACGAGGAGTTGCGCGAGGCCCTGGTGCCCCGGCTGCGCCAGCTTCTGCCGTTTTCCGCGTAA
- a CDS encoding VanZ family protein, which translates to MAALVVWAVSAAAVAWMSLLPNVDMPGDFPGVDKVYHLVGYAWLAFWPCFGFARKRIGLAVSLSMILFGCGLEYAQGHVPGRMASVWDMVANTAGVLLGILAGRVVRRRFSPFFRRVVF; encoded by the coding sequence ATGGCGGCGCTCGTGGTCTGGGCGGTGTCGGCCGCGGCCGTGGCCTGGATGTCGCTTCTGCCAAATGTGGACATGCCCGGGGACTTCCCCGGCGTGGACAAGGTCTATCACCTGGTCGGATACGCCTGGCTGGCCTTTTGGCCGTGTTTCGGGTTCGCCCGGAAAAGGATCGGGCTGGCCGTCTCCCTGTCCATGATCCTTTTCGGGTGCGGCCTGGAATACGCCCAGGGCCACGTGCCGGGACGCATGGCCTCCGTGTGGGACATGGTCGCCAACACCGCCGGGGTGCTCCTGGGCATCCTGGCCGGACGGGTGGTGCGGCGCCGGTTTTCGCCCTTTTTTCGACGGGTGGTCTTTTGA
- the htpX gene encoding zinc metalloprotease HtpX yields the protein MTSQFKTALLLGLLTALVLFIGQAMGGRSGLYVAFAFALIMNVGSYWFSDRIVLAMYRARELAPHDAPGLHDMVGELARNAGIPKPKIYLIPQEAPNAFATGRNPEHGVVAVTQGIMRLLSPEELRGVLAHELGHVKNRDILVQTVAAVLGGVVMMLANMLQWAAIFGGGRSDEEGGSNPLAAIALAILAPIAAMLIQMAISRSREFLADATGAKISGQPLALASALGKIEGYAKEIPMRGANPATENMFIISPFSAGTAANWFSTHPPTAERIRRLREMAGR from the coding sequence ATGACCAGTCAATTCAAGACCGCGCTTCTTCTGGGCCTTCTGACGGCCCTGGTGCTTTTCATCGGACAGGCCATGGGCGGCAGGTCCGGCCTCTATGTGGCCTTCGCCTTCGCCCTGATCATGAACGTGGGCAGCTACTGGTTTTCGGACAGGATCGTGCTGGCCATGTACCGGGCCAGGGAACTGGCCCCCCACGACGCCCCGGGCCTGCACGACATGGTCGGGGAACTGGCCCGAAATGCCGGCATCCCCAAACCCAAAATCTACCTGATCCCCCAGGAGGCCCCCAACGCCTTCGCCACGGGCAGAAATCCCGAACACGGCGTGGTGGCCGTGACCCAGGGCATCATGCGCCTTCTCTCCCCCGAGGAATTGCGCGGCGTCCTGGCCCACGAACTCGGCCACGTCAAAAATCGGGACATCCTGGTCCAGACCGTGGCCGCCGTGCTCGGCGGGGTGGTCATGATGCTGGCCAATATGCTGCAATGGGCGGCCATCTTCGGCGGCGGCCGCAGCGACGAGGAGGGCGGAAGCAACCCCCTGGCGGCCATCGCCCTGGCCATCCTGGCCCCCATCGCGGCCATGCTCATCCAGATGGCCATCTCCCGCTCCCGGGAGTTTCTGGCCGACGCCACAGGCGCGAAAATCTCCGGACAGCCCCTGGCCCTGGCCTCGGCCCTGGGAAAGATCGAAGGCTACGCCAAAGAGATACCCATGCGGGGGGCCAATCCGGCCACGGAAAACATGTTCATCATCAGCCCGTTCTCAGCCGGAACGGCCGCCAACTGGTTCAGCACCCACCCCCCCACGGCCGAACGCATCCGCCGCCTGCGCGAGATGGCCGGGCGATAA
- a CDS encoding response regulator, whose protein sequence is MPHATKVLVVEDSRVQARIMSDHIRAVTPYETLITATLAETAQVMEQSRDDIFVAVLDLNLPDDPGGEIVALANRHAVPAVVMTSSFDDEVRKRLLEQNVVDYFLKSMAEVANMENLIERLHKNLAVTVLVADDSRLSRHQMATLLKNQNYQVLEAEDGAVALDILTATPEVRLLITDYHMPRLDGFALITEIRKIRPKDKLAVIGVSAESGEQTARFLKNGANDFLTKPIGMEEFYCRVNQQMDMLDILEDYKALREKMAS, encoded by the coding sequence ATGCCCCATGCCACCAAGGTGCTCGTCGTCGAGGACAGCCGGGTGCAGGCCCGGATCATGAGCGACCACATCCGCGCCGTGACCCCCTACGAAACCCTGATCACCGCCACCCTGGCCGAGACCGCCCAGGTCATGGAGCAAAGCCGCGACGACATCTTCGTGGCCGTTTTGGACTTAAACCTGCCCGACGACCCGGGCGGCGAGATCGTGGCCCTGGCCAACCGCCACGCCGTGCCCGCCGTGGTCATGACCTCCTCGTTCGACGACGAGGTCCGCAAACGGCTTCTCGAACAAAACGTGGTGGATTATTTCCTCAAGAGCATGGCCGAGGTGGCCAACATGGAGAACCTGATCGAACGGCTGCACAAAAACCTGGCGGTCACGGTGCTTGTGGCCGACGATTCGAGGCTCTCCCGCCACCAGATGGCCACCCTGCTCAAAAACCAGAACTATCAGGTCCTGGAGGCCGAGGACGGGGCCGTCGCCCTGGACATCCTGACCGCCACCCCCGAGGTGCGTCTTTTGATCACCGACTACCACATGCCCCGCCTGGACGGTTTCGCGCTCATCACCGAGATCCGCAAAATCCGGCCCAAGGACAAACTGGCCGTCATCGGCGTCTCGGCCGAAAGCGGCGAACAGACCGCCCGGTTCCTCAAGAACGGGGCCAACGACTTTCTGACCAAGCCCATCGGCATGGAGGAGTTCTATTGCCGGGTCAACCAGCAGATGGACATGCTGGACATCCTTGAGGACTACAAGGCCCTGCGCGAGAAAATGGCCTCGTGA